A genomic stretch from Polaromonas hydrogenivorans includes:
- a CDS encoding universal stress protein, protein MVDEAEKAGADMIVMVTHGRSRVGKFVFGSHTKNVIIESRLPVLVLR, encoded by the coding sequence ATCGTTGACGAGGCCGAAAAAGCAGGCGCCGACATGATTGTCATGGTGACGCACGGGCGCAGCCGAGTGGGAAAATTCGTATTTGGCTCGCATACCAAGAACGTCATCATCGAAAGCAGGCTTCCCGTGCTGGTGCTGCGCTAA
- a CDS encoding GreA/GreB family elongation factor, giving the protein MYPNNAGERMLTELDFTRLSKLNGGQLPEALAMDLRSAELVQSRDIAPDVVTMYSQVEIIFSDSGLRQKVTVSYPCDAEPELGFISVLSPIGAALVGRRLGEVCSWRVPNGQERSAQVATILFQPEASGDYTT; this is encoded by the coding sequence ATGTATCCAAATAACGCCGGTGAGCGCATGCTCACCGAACTCGATTTCACCCGATTGTCCAAACTCAATGGCGGGCAACTCCCCGAGGCCTTGGCTATGGACTTGCGCTCGGCTGAGCTCGTGCAATCGCGCGACATTGCCCCGGACGTCGTCACGATGTATTCCCAGGTCGAGATAATCTTCAGCGATTCTGGACTTCGGCAAAAAGTCACGGTGTCCTATCCCTGTGACGCCGAGCCGGAGCTGGGCTTTATCTCGGTGCTTTCACCCATCGGCGCGGCTTTGGTGGGCAGGCGCTTGGGGGAGGTCTGCAGTTGGCGTGTGCCCAATGGCCAAGAGCGCTCTGCCCAAGTAGCGACGATTTTGTTTCAGCCCGAGGCCTCGGGCGACTACACCACCTGA
- a CDS encoding IS6 family transposase has translation MLATKGMRFPIDVILVCIRWYAAYPLSYRHLEEMMEERGVFVDHSSINRWAIRFLPLLEKVFRKHKRAVGGSWRMDETYIKVKGAWKYLYRAVDKEGKTVDFLLTARRDKAAALRFFEKAMKANGVPEKVTMDKSGANKAAMDEINARGETPVIVRQVKYLNNIVEQDHRAVKRVTKPMLNFKSFRSAKNVLAGIELMHMIRKGQFLLEGCIELSFADQFYALAGQIRPV, from the coding sequence ATGCTGGCAACCAAAGGGATGCGATTTCCAATTGACGTGATTCTGGTATGCATCCGTTGGTACGCGGCTTATCCGTTGAGTTACCGCCATCTCGAGGAAATGATGGAGGAACGCGGCGTGTTTGTCGACCATTCCTCGATCAATCGCTGGGCAATCCGGTTTCTGCCCTTGCTTGAGAAAGTGTTCCGCAAGCACAAGCGCGCGGTGGGCGGCAGCTGGCGGATGGACGAAACCTATATCAAGGTCAAGGGCGCCTGGAAATATCTCTACCGCGCGGTGGACAAGGAAGGCAAGACAGTCGACTTCCTGCTGACGGCCAGGCGCGACAAGGCCGCAGCCCTGCGGTTCTTTGAAAAAGCCATGAAGGCCAACGGTGTTCCCGAGAAGGTCACGATGGACAAGAGCGGCGCCAACAAGGCGGCCATGGATGAGATCAATGCCCGAGGTGAAACACCGGTCATCGTGCGACAAGTGAAGTACCTCAACAACATCGTGGAGCAGGACCATCGCGCTGTCAAACGGGTCACCAAACCGATGCTCAACTTCAAGTCATTTCGATCGGCCAAAAATGTCCTGGCCGGCATCGAACTCATGCACATGATCCGCAAAGGTCAGTTCCTGCTGGAAGGCTGTATCGAGCTGTCTTTTGCCGACCAGTTTTATGCATTGGCAGGACAAATCCGTCCCGTTTGA
- a CDS encoding SIP domain-containing protein, with product MHTRITSIGNRIPLVASIAFHTRRKKELSINEQAVRPPMRQNLFHTWIGCESAQAKALRTYLLTECLANPKWIRASGYWRKGSAATHDSYDA from the coding sequence ATGCATACCAGAATCACGTCAATTGGAAATCGCATCCCTTTGGTTGCCAGCATCGCGTTTCATACCCGTCGCAAAAAAGAACTCAGCATAAACGAGCAGGCGGTACGACCGCCAATGCGACAGAACCTTTTCCATACGTGGATCGGTTGCGAGTCAGCGCAAGCGAAAGCTCTGCGCACTTATCTGCTTACGGAATGCCTCGCCAACCCGAAATGGATTCGCGCCTCCGGCTACTGGCGCAAAGGAAGCGCTGCGACGCACGACTCGTACGACGCATAA
- a CDS encoding transposase has translation MHRKPHSHHSTEFKEQALLKARHRGARSILSLASELNMSAGTLKRWVLDSAKAGEQALGETSPALDGPAASWSPSQRLRALQESYAFNGPALAAWCRERGVFEHQLVQWREEFCTPVAPASREATGAFRELQRQHEQLQRELRRKEKALAEVAALLVLQKNFQALLEGADK, from the coding sequence ATGCACAGAAAACCTCATTCCCATCACTCCACCGAATTCAAGGAGCAGGCACTGCTCAAAGCCCGCCATCGCGGCGCGCGTTCAATTCTGAGCCTTGCCAGCGAGCTGAACATGTCTGCCGGCACCCTCAAGCGATGGGTGCTGGACTCGGCCAAGGCCGGCGAACAGGCACTCGGGGAGACAAGCCCTGCGCTGGACGGCCCGGCTGCATCTTGGTCGCCATCGCAGCGCCTGAGGGCTCTGCAGGAAAGCTACGCATTCAATGGCCCGGCACTGGCGGCGTGGTGCCGCGAGCGTGGTGTGTTCGAGCACCAGTTGGTGCAGTGGCGCGAAGAGTTTTGCACCCCGGTCGCGCCCGCCTCGCGCGAGGCAACGGGTGCCTTTCGAGAACTCCAGCGTCAGCACGAGCAGCTCCAGCGTGAATTGCGGCGCAAGGAAAAAGCGCTGGCCGAGGTAGCCGCCTTGCTGGTGTTGCAAAAAAACTTCCAGGCGCTGCTGGAGGGCGCGGACAAATGA
- a CDS encoding IS3 family transposase produces MTSVQQRQKLLGLIGKACADGARLKPACHQIGLSCRSVQRWQRTQAAEGDQRPSGKRRYVCPPNKLREDERQAVMATLNSEAFKDLPPSQVVPRLADRGVYVASESTMYRILRQQGQLGHRRSERAAQKRSRPRALAATGADQVFCWDITYLPTQVRGQHFYLYLFEDLFSRKIVGWQVFDCESAELASQLLRDICESQGIRPGQLTVHSDNGSPMKGETMLAAMQRLGVAHTRSRPSVSNDNPYVESAFRTLKYRPELPVKPFENLLAARRWVTELAHWYNHEHRHSAIGFVTPPCVRLVVASDFPRVIRSASDISCTENLIPITPPNSRSRHCSKPAIAARVQF; encoded by the coding sequence ATGACGTCCGTCCAGCAGCGCCAAAAGTTGCTCGGCCTGATCGGCAAGGCCTGCGCCGACGGGGCGCGCTTGAAGCCGGCTTGCCATCAAATCGGGCTGTCCTGCCGTAGCGTGCAGCGCTGGCAGCGCACGCAGGCGGCCGAGGGCGACCAGCGTCCTTCGGGCAAGCGGCGCTATGTGTGCCCGCCCAACAAGCTGCGCGAGGACGAGCGCCAGGCGGTGATGGCCACGCTCAACAGCGAAGCGTTCAAGGACTTGCCGCCGAGCCAAGTCGTGCCTCGCCTGGCCGACCGCGGCGTCTATGTGGCCTCGGAGTCCACGATGTACCGAATACTTCGACAGCAGGGCCAACTGGGCCATCGACGCTCGGAGCGCGCAGCGCAAAAGCGAAGCCGGCCGCGCGCCCTTGCCGCCACCGGAGCCGATCAGGTGTTCTGCTGGGATATCACGTATCTGCCCACTCAGGTGCGCGGCCAGCACTTTTACCTGTACCTGTTCGAGGATTTGTTCAGCCGCAAGATCGTGGGCTGGCAGGTGTTTGACTGCGAGAGCGCCGAGCTGGCCAGCCAGTTGCTGCGTGACATCTGTGAGAGCCAGGGCATTCGCCCGGGCCAGCTGACGGTGCATTCGGACAACGGCTCGCCCATGAAGGGCGAGACCATGCTGGCGGCCATGCAGCGCCTGGGCGTGGCGCACACGCGCAGCCGTCCGTCCGTGAGCAATGACAATCCGTACGTCGAATCAGCGTTCAGAACGCTGAAGTACCGCCCCGAACTGCCTGTCAAGCCGTTCGAGAACCTGCTGGCCGCAAGGCGCTGGGTCACCGAGCTGGCCCATTGGTACAACCACGAGCATCGCCACAGCGCCATTGGCTTCGTGACACCCCCCTGTGTCAGACTAGTTGTCGCCTCCGATTTTCCGCGGGTTATCCGCAGCGCAAGCGACATTTCATGCACAGAAAACCTCATTCCCATCACTCCACCGAATTCAAGGAGCAGGCACTGCTCAAAGCCCGCCATCGCGGCGCGCGTTCAATTCTGA
- a CDS encoding transposase, translating into MSAGTLKRWVLDSAKAGEQALGETSPALDGPAASWSPSQRLRALQESYAFNGPALAAWCRERGVFEHQLVQWREEFCTPVAPASREATGAFRELQRQHEQLQRELRRKEKALAEVAALLVLQKNFQALLEGADK; encoded by the coding sequence ATGTCTGCCGGCACCCTCAAGCGATGGGTGCTGGACTCGGCCAAGGCCGGCGAACAGGCACTCGGGGAGACAAGCCCTGCGCTGGACGGCCCGGCTGCATCTTGGTCGCCATCGCAGCGCCTGAGGGCTCTGCAGGAAAGCTACGCATTCAATGGCCCGGCACTGGCGGCGTGGTGCCGCGAGCGTGGTGTGTTCGAGCACCAGTTGGTGCAGTGGCGCGAAGAGTTTTGCACCCCGGTCGCGCCCGCCTCGCGCGAGGCAACGGGTGCCTTTCGAGAACTCCAGCGTCAGCACGAGCAGCTCCAGCGTGAATTGCGGCGCAAGGAAAAAGCGCTGGCCGAGGTAGCCGCCTTGCTGGTGTTGCAAAAAAACTTCCAGGCGCTGCTGGAGGGCGCGGACAAATGA
- a CDS encoding IS3 family transposase produces the protein MTSVQQRQKLLGLIGKACADGARLKPACHQIGLSCRSVQRWQRTQAAEGDQRPSGKRRYVCPPNKLREDERQAVMATLNSEAFKDLPPSQVVPRLADRGVYVASESTMYRILRQQGQLGHRRSERAAQKRSRPRALAATGADQVFCWDITYLPTQVRGQHFYLYLFEDLFSRKIVGWQVFDCESAELASQLLRDICESQGIRPGQLTVHSDNGSPMKGETMLAAMQRLGVAHTRSRPSVSNDNPYVESAFRTLKYRPELPVKPFENLLAARRWVTELAHWYNHEHRHSAIGFVTPAQRHAGLDRALLEQRALVYEQARQENPQRWSGQPRQWAHVDVVHLNPETKQQTKEPESKQKTA, from the coding sequence ATGACGTCCGTCCAGCAGCGCCAAAAGTTGCTCGGCCTGATCGGCAAGGCCTGCGCCGACGGGGCGCGCTTGAAGCCGGCTTGCCATCAAATCGGGCTGTCCTGCCGTAGCGTGCAGCGCTGGCAGCGCACGCAGGCGGCCGAGGGCGACCAGCGTCCTTCGGGCAAGCGGCGCTATGTGTGCCCGCCCAACAAGCTGCGCGAGGACGAGCGCCAGGCGGTGATGGCCACGCTCAACAGCGAAGCGTTCAAGGACTTGCCGCCGAGCCAAGTCGTGCCTCGCCTGGCCGACCGCGGCGTCTATGTGGCCTCGGAGTCCACGATGTACCGAATACTTCGACAGCAGGGCCAACTGGGCCATCGACGCTCGGAGCGCGCAGCGCAAAAGCGAAGCCGGCCGCGCGCCCTTGCCGCCACCGGAGCCGATCAGGTGTTCTGCTGGGATATCACGTATCTGCCCACTCAGGTGCGCGGCCAGCACTTTTACCTGTACCTGTTCGAGGATTTGTTCAGCCGCAAGATCGTGGGCTGGCAGGTGTTTGACTGCGAGAGCGCCGAGCTGGCCAGCCAGTTGCTGCGTGACATCTGTGAGAGCCAGGGCATTCGCCCGGGCCAGCTGACGGTGCATTCGGACAACGGCTCGCCCATGAAGGGCGAGACCATGCTGGCGGCCATGCAGCGCCTGGGCGTGGCGCACACGCGCAGCCGTCCGTCCGTGAGCAATGACAATCCGTACGTCGAATCAGCGTTCAGAACGCTGAAGTACCGCCCCGAACTGCCTGTCAAGCCGTTCGAGAACCTGCTGGCCGCAAGGCGCTGGGTCACCGAGCTGGCCCATTGGTACAACCACGAGCATCGCCACAGCGCCATTGGCTTCGTGACACCGGCGCAGCGCCATGCCGGCCTGGACCGGGCACTGCTTGAGCAGCGCGCGCTCGTCTATGAACAGGCCCGCCAGGAAAATCCTCAGCGCTGGTCAGGGCAGCCTCGCCAGTGGGCGCATGTCGATGTCGTGCACCTCAACCCAGAAACCAAGCAACAAACCAAGGAGCCTGAATCCAAGCAAAAAACAGCCTGA
- a CDS encoding IS630 family transposase: protein MPGAAAPGPAQKKKTVHASERDTAQVRQARHQYWQDIARHAPTRLKFVDESGVNIAMTRRFGRARRGQRVHDAVPKNWGRNVTVLGSLSCQGLEAVMTIEGATDAAVFHAYVSQVLAPTLKPGDMVVMDNLGAHKVDGIRSAIQARGAALMYLPPYSPDYSPIEPCWSKLKTCLRAIKARTREALDEALAHVIETVTAADAKGWFTHCGYAFH, encoded by the coding sequence GTGCCGGGCGCTGCAGCGCCTGGGCCTGCGCAGAAAAAAAAGACCGTACACGCCTCAGAACGCGACACCGCGCAGGTACGTCAGGCACGCCATCAATACTGGCAAGACATTGCCAGGCATGCGCCAACGCGACTGAAGTTTGTCGACGAATCGGGTGTCAACATCGCGATGACGCGGCGCTTCGGGCGCGCCCGGCGCGGCCAGCGGGTGCATGATGCGGTGCCGAAAAACTGGGGCCGCAACGTGACCGTGCTGGGCTCGCTGTCGTGCCAGGGTCTCGAAGCGGTGATGACCATCGAAGGCGCCACCGATGCGGCCGTGTTCCACGCTTATGTCAGCCAGGTCTTGGCGCCCACCCTCAAGCCGGGCGACATGGTGGTGATGGACAACCTGGGGGCGCACAAAGTCGATGGCATCCGCAGCGCCATCCAAGCCAGGGGCGCTGCCTTGATGTATTTGCCACCCTATTCGCCCGACTACTCACCCATCGAGCCGTGCTGGTCCAAACTCAAGACGTGTCTGCGTGCCATTAAGGCCCGTACCCGGGAGGCGCTGGATGAGGCGCTTGCGCATGTCATCGAGACAGTGACCGCTGCCGACGCGAAAGGCTGGTTCACCCATTGCGGCTATGCCTTTCACTAA
- a CDS encoding LysR family transcriptional regulator, whose protein sequence is MEPSSLTLLVEILDAGNLSQAAKKLKMTRANVSYHLNQLERSVGVQLVRRTTRRVEPTEVGLRLYQHGLSIRNELLAAQETVSTLGQSLQGRVRLSVPSGYGQMVMTDWLIEFKRLYPGIVLDVLFENRVDDLMRDEVDIAIRVMAEPPQTLVARELGEVRYLACASRGYAAAQGLPTQLDQLRTAPLITSGVIGRQLRVSAYLGNVRHEITLEPTLISEHFPFLRQAILAGLGIGLVPDYVVLDDVRAGEILTVLDEYRLSIFGTQMFMLYMPDRHKTLAARTFIDFVLDKANFRR, encoded by the coding sequence ATGGAACCTTCTTCCTTGACTTTGCTGGTGGAGATACTTGACGCAGGCAACCTGAGCCAGGCAGCCAAGAAACTGAAGATGACCCGCGCCAATGTCAGCTACCACCTGAACCAGCTGGAGCGCTCGGTAGGGGTTCAACTGGTGCGGCGAACAACGCGCAGGGTAGAGCCGACCGAGGTCGGCTTGCGCTTGTACCAGCATGGCTTGAGCATCCGCAACGAGCTTCTCGCCGCCCAGGAAACGGTTTCGACCCTGGGGCAGAGCCTGCAGGGGCGTGTGCGCCTGAGCGTGCCCAGCGGTTACGGCCAAATGGTGATGACTGACTGGCTGATCGAGTTCAAGCGTCTATACCCGGGCATCGTGCTGGACGTGCTGTTTGAAAACCGCGTCGATGACCTGATGCGTGACGAGGTCGACATTGCCATCCGCGTGATGGCCGAGCCGCCGCAGACCCTAGTGGCGCGCGAACTGGGGGAAGTGCGCTACCTGGCCTGTGCATCGCGTGGCTACGCGGCCGCGCAGGGCTTGCCCACACAACTCGATCAGCTTCGCACCGCGCCGTTGATCACCTCGGGCGTGATCGGCCGGCAATTGCGCGTCTCGGCCTACCTGGGCAACGTGCGCCATGAAATCACGCTCGAGCCCACGCTGATCTCGGAGCATTTCCCCTTCCTGCGCCAGGCCATTCTGGCCGGATTAGGCATCGGGCTGGTGCCTGACTACGTGGTATTGGACGACGTGCGGGCCGGCGAGATCCTGACGGTACTGGACGAGTACCGGCTCAGCATTTTCGGTACCCAGATGTTCATGCTGTACATGCCCGATCGCCACAAGACCTTGGCGGCTCGAACGTTCATTGACTTCGTTTTGGACAAAGCGAACTTTAGGCGGTAG
- a CDS encoding 3-hydroxyacyl-CoA dehydrogenase NAD-binding domain-containing protein, with product MALNAVPEVVTTERRHSVLLVSIDNPPVNALSVDVRRGLVAAIDAAEADGAVAAVLIVGAGRNFIAGADIREFGKPPQSPSLPEVCHRIEACSKPVVAAIQGAALGGGLEIALSAHYRLAVTSARLGLPEVQLGLIPGSGGTQRAPRLIGAKAALDLILSGRHVAPKEALTLGLIDRLGEGTDAMAEGLNYAQELVAARAPVRRTRDANALTDQETQRAAIEAARADTARKSRSLFSPMKIIEAVEAALTLPFDEGLALERKLFLQCIDSPQRAGLIHAFFAEREVLNAPETKAAKPRPVNSCGIIGGGTMGAGIAVAMLDAGLPVTMIERDEPSLARGRAHVEKVYDGLVKKGRLTPGAKAAVMARFTGSTSYDALAQTDLVVEAVFEDMAVKKAVFAELGRVCKMGAVLATNTSYLDIDEIAASTSRPGDVLGLHFFSPANIMKLLEIVVPAKVNADVVATGFELAKKLKKTPVRAGVCDGFIGNRILAVYRQAADHMMEDGASPYQIDQAVRDFGYPMGPFEVSDLAGGDIGWATRKRKAATRDPKARYVQIADRICERGWFGQKTGRGYYLYVEGARTGTPDPEVTAIIDAERQRAGITPRPFSDEEIMRRYMAAMVNEGANVVHQRIALRPLDVDVTFLYGYGFPRHRGGPMHYADTVGLSQVLADIREFAREDSLFWQPSPLLVELVERGANFASLNQSE from the coding sequence ATGGCCCTGAATGCCGTTCCCGAAGTCGTCACCACTGAGCGCCGTCACAGCGTTCTGCTGGTGAGCATAGACAATCCGCCCGTCAATGCCTTGAGCGTGGACGTGCGCCGCGGCTTGGTTGCCGCCATCGACGCGGCCGAAGCCGACGGCGCCGTGGCGGCCGTGCTGATCGTCGGTGCCGGGCGCAACTTCATCGCTGGCGCCGACATCCGCGAATTCGGCAAGCCGCCGCAGTCGCCCTCGCTGCCCGAGGTCTGCCATCGCATCGAGGCTTGCAGCAAGCCGGTGGTCGCCGCGATCCAGGGCGCCGCGCTCGGCGGTGGGCTGGAAATCGCGCTGTCAGCGCACTACCGACTGGCTGTCACCTCCGCCAGGCTGGGCCTGCCTGAAGTGCAGCTTGGCCTGATCCCGGGCTCCGGCGGCACCCAGCGCGCGCCTCGCCTGATTGGTGCCAAGGCCGCGCTCGATTTGATCCTCAGCGGGCGCCACGTTGCGCCCAAGGAAGCGCTGACGCTCGGCCTGATCGATCGCTTGGGCGAGGGCACGGATGCGATGGCCGAGGGCTTGAACTACGCGCAGGAACTCGTTGCCGCCAGGGCACCGGTGCGCCGCACGCGCGATGCGAATGCGCTGACAGACCAAGAAACCCAGCGCGCCGCAATCGAAGCGGCCCGCGCCGACACCGCCAGGAAAAGCCGCAGTCTGTTTTCCCCCATGAAAATCATTGAAGCCGTTGAGGCTGCGCTCACGCTGCCTTTTGACGAAGGCTTGGCGCTGGAACGCAAGCTGTTCCTGCAGTGCATCGACAGCCCGCAGCGCGCCGGCCTGATCCACGCCTTTTTTGCTGAGCGCGAGGTGCTCAACGCTCCGGAAACCAAGGCCGCCAAGCCACGCCCTGTCAACAGCTGCGGCATCATCGGCGGCGGCACCATGGGCGCCGGTATCGCAGTGGCCATGCTCGACGCCGGCCTGCCGGTGACGATGATCGAGCGCGACGAGCCCAGCCTGGCGCGCGGCCGCGCCCATGTCGAGAAGGTCTACGACGGCCTGGTCAAGAAGGGTCGCCTGACGCCAGGCGCCAAGGCGGCGGTGATGGCGCGCTTTACGGGCTCCACATCCTACGACGCGCTGGCCCAGACCGACCTGGTGGTCGAGGCCGTGTTCGAGGACATGGCGGTCAAGAAGGCGGTGTTCGCTGAACTCGGCCGTGTGTGCAAGATGGGCGCGGTGCTCGCCACCAATACCTCTTACCTTGACATCGATGAGATCGCGGCCAGCACCTCGCGTCCGGGCGATGTGCTGGGCCTGCACTTTTTTTCGCCCGCCAACATCATGAAGTTGCTGGAGATCGTGGTGCCGGCGAAGGTCAACGCCGACGTGGTCGCCACCGGTTTCGAGCTCGCCAAGAAGCTCAAGAAGACGCCGGTTCGCGCCGGCGTTTGTGACGGTTTCATCGGCAACCGCATCCTCGCCGTGTACCGCCAGGCGGCCGACCACATGATGGAGGACGGTGCTTCGCCGTACCAGATCGACCAGGCGGTACGTGACTTCGGCTACCCGATGGGTCCATTCGAAGTGTCCGACCTCGCGGGCGGCGACATCGGCTGGGCCACACGCAAGCGCAAAGCCGCCACGCGCGACCCGAAGGCGCGTTATGTACAGATCGCCGACCGCATCTGCGAGCGCGGCTGGTTCGGCCAGAAAACCGGCCGCGGCTACTACCTCTACGTCGAGGGAGCGCGCACCGGCACGCCCGACCCCGAAGTGACGGCCATCATCGATGCCGAGCGCCAGCGCGCGGGCATCACGCCGCGCCCCTTCAGCGACGAAGAAATCATGCGCCGCTACATGGCCGCGATGGTCAACGAAGGCGCAAACGTCGTGCACCAGCGCATCGCGCTGCGCCCGCTCGATGTCGATGTGACCTTCCTGTACGGTTACGGTTTCCCGCGCCATCGCGGCGGGCCGATGCACTACGCCGACACCGTGGGCCTGTCCCAGGTGCTGGCCGACATCCGTGAGTTCGCCAGGGAAGACTCGCTGTTCTGGCAGCCTTCGCCTTTGCTGGTCGAGCTGGTCGAACGTGGCGCCAATTTCGCCAGCCTCAATCAATCCGAATAA
- a CDS encoding acyl-CoA dehydrogenase family protein — protein MDLNFTPLEETFRNEVRDFLSTRLPARLSGKVASGLHLTKADMQEWHAILNERGWLANHWPEAYGGPGWSAIEKFIFENECALAHAPRIVPFGVNMLGPVLIKYGSQAQKRHWLPRILDGTDWWCQGYSEPGAGSDLASVKTSAVRGMDAGGDHYIVNGQKTWTTLGQHADMIFCLVRTNREAKKQEGISFLLVDMKAPGVEVRPIITLDGEHEVNEIFFSNVRVPSENLVGEENKGWTCAKYLLTYERTNIAGVGFSVAALGQLKTIAAKQTRNGRPLFEDPSFAARLARVEIDLENMKTTNLRVIAAVAGGGVPGAESSMLKIRGTEIRQEISSLARRAMGIYARPFVAEAMEEGYDRTPVGPAWAAPAAAKYFNNRKLSIFGGSNEIQKNIISKMILGL, from the coding sequence ATGGATCTGAACTTCACCCCCCTAGAAGAAACCTTCCGCAATGAGGTACGCGACTTCCTGAGCACCCGGCTGCCGGCCCGCCTGTCCGGCAAGGTCGCCAGCGGCCTGCACTTGACCAAGGCCGACATGCAGGAATGGCACGCCATCCTCAATGAGCGCGGCTGGCTCGCCAACCACTGGCCCGAAGCATACGGTGGCCCCGGTTGGAGCGCAATCGAGAAGTTCATCTTCGAGAACGAATGCGCGCTGGCCCATGCGCCGCGCATTGTGCCATTTGGTGTAAACATGCTGGGGCCCGTCTTGATCAAGTATGGCAGCCAGGCGCAAAAGCGCCACTGGTTGCCGCGCATCCTCGATGGCACGGACTGGTGGTGCCAGGGCTATTCGGAGCCCGGCGCGGGTTCCGACCTGGCCTCGGTCAAGACTTCGGCCGTGCGCGGCATGGACGCCGGAGGCGATCACTACATCGTCAACGGCCAGAAGACCTGGACCACGCTGGGGCAGCACGCCGACATGATCTTTTGCCTGGTGCGCACCAACCGCGAGGCCAAGAAGCAAGAAGGCATCAGCTTCCTGCTGGTTGACATGAAGGCTCCCGGCGTCGAGGTACGCCCCATCATCACGCTTGACGGCGAGCACGAGGTCAACGAGATCTTCTTCTCCAACGTGCGCGTGCCGTCTGAGAACCTGGTGGGCGAGGAGAACAAGGGCTGGACCTGCGCCAAGTACCTGCTGACCTATGAGCGCACCAACATCGCCGGCGTCGGTTTCTCGGTGGCCGCGCTTGGGCAGCTCAAGACCATTGCGGCGAAGCAGACTCGCAACGGTCGACCGCTGTTTGAAGACCCCTCTTTCGCCGCCCGCCTGGCCCGCGTCGAGATCGACCTGGAGAACATGAAAACGACCAACCTGCGCGTGATCGCGGCGGTGGCCGGCGGCGGCGTGCCGGGCGCCGAGAGCTCGATGCTCAAAATCCGCGGCACCGAGATCCGCCAGGAGATCTCGTCGCTGGCGCGGCGCGCCATGGGCATCTATGCACGACCCTTTGTCGCCGAGGCGATGGAAGAAGGTTACGACAGGACACCTGTCGGCCCGGCCTGGGCCGCGCCTGCGGCAGCCAAATACTTCAACAACCGCAAGCTGTCGATCTTCGGCGGCTCCAATGAAATCCAGAAAAACATCATCTCCAAGATGATCCTCGGCCTGTAA
- a CDS encoding acyl-CoA dehydrogenase family protein, translating into MNFEHTDDRRMLADSLNRFISKQYAFEARDRIAKSAHGFSLEIWQQFAELGVIGALFSETDGGLGGAGFDVAVVFEALGRSLVVEPLLGALMVGEAIAAAGNDAQKAVLAAIIDGSTIAAFAHDEPDTHYELARVQTHAQRSGNGWVLDGAKAVVLHGEQADLFVVSARSAGAVDEEAGISLFLVPASAPGLTVRGYRLIDGGRAAELTLDGVLLEADALLGVQGQGHATLERAIGRGVLALCAEALGAMEVAKAATLDYLRTRKQFGLLIGSFQALQHRMADLLLEIEQARSAVINAAAAFEADRLTRERALSAAKVSIGRIGTLVAEESIQLHGGIGMSWELPLAHYAKRLVMIDHQLGDEDHHLQRFIALGKQASE; encoded by the coding sequence ATGAACTTCGAACACACCGATGACCGGCGCATGCTCGCCGACAGCCTGAACCGTTTCATCTCCAAGCAGTACGCCTTCGAGGCGCGCGACCGCATCGCCAAGTCGGCGCACGGCTTCAGCCTCGAGATCTGGCAGCAGTTCGCCGAACTGGGCGTGATCGGCGCGCTGTTCAGCGAAACCGACGGCGGCCTTGGCGGCGCGGGCTTTGACGTGGCCGTGGTCTTCGAGGCGCTGGGCCGCAGCCTGGTGGTCGAGCCGCTGCTCGGCGCCTTGATGGTCGGTGAAGCGATTGCTGCAGCCGGCAACGACGCGCAAAAAGCCGTGCTGGCCGCAATCATCGACGGCTCCACCATCGCCGCCTTTGCTCATGACGAGCCCGATACGCACTACGAACTCGCGCGTGTTCAAACCCATGCCCAGCGCAGCGGCAACGGCTGGGTGCTGGACGGCGCCAAGGCCGTCGTGCTGCACGGCGAGCAGGCCGATCTGTTCGTGGTTTCCGCCCGCAGCGCGGGGGCCGTGGATGAGGAGGCTGGCATTTCGCTCTTTCTGGTGCCCGCGAGCGCGCCGGGTCTGACGGTACGTGGTTATCGCCTGATTGACGGGGGACGCGCCGCCGAACTGACGCTGGACGGCGTGCTGCTGGAGGCCGACGCACTGCTGGGTGTCCAAGGCCAGGGTCACGCCACGCTGGAACGGGCCATTGGTCGCGGTGTGCTGGCGCTGTGCGCCGAAGCGCTGGGCGCCATGGAAGTAGCCAAGGCCGCTACGCTCGACTACCTGCGAACGCGCAAGCAGTTCGGCCTGCTCATCGGCAGCTTCCAGGCGCTGCAGCACCGCATGGCGGACCTGCTGCTCGAGATCGAGCAGGCCCGCTCAGCGGTGATCAATGCCGCTGCCGCGTTTGAGGCCGACCGACTGACGCGCGAGCGCGCACTGTCGGCCGCCAAGGTCAGCATCGGGCGCATCGGCACCCTGGTAGCCGAGGAAAGCATTCAGCTGCACGGCGGCATCGGCATGAGCTGGGAGCTGCCGCTGGCCCACTACGCCAAGCGCCTCGTGATGATCGACCACCAACTGGGCGATGAAGACCATCACCTGCAGCGTTTCATCGCGCTCGGCAAGCAGGCGTCTGAGTGA